In Numidum massiliense, a single genomic region encodes these proteins:
- a CDS encoding RNA polymerase sigma factor, which produces MQRILFEMFYQRVYKTAYYIVKDEHLAQDVLQDTFIKAFRHIEQCPDGERAGAWLATIASRTAIDYIRKQKRRNALPFDNVLIENNAFQREVASSVEQTVEDAFAIEEILREIDSLDADSRVVLILKYLHELKDQEIAEALDVKLGTVKSRIFRAKQKLSAILQKNRLMDGESL; this is translated from the coding sequence TTGCAGCGCATTTTGTTTGAAATGTTTTATCAACGCGTCTATAAAACGGCCTATTACATCGTTAAAGACGAGCATTTAGCACAGGACGTGTTGCAAGATACGTTTATAAAGGCATTTCGCCACATTGAGCAATGTCCGGACGGGGAACGGGCCGGGGCGTGGTTGGCGACCATTGCGTCGCGCACTGCGATTGATTACATAAGAAAGCAAAAAAGAAGGAACGCTTTGCCCTTCGATAACGTCTTAATAGAAAATAATGCTTTTCAGCGGGAAGTCGCTTCTTCGGTGGAGCAAACGGTGGAAGATGCGTTTGCGATCGAAGAAATTTTGCGGGAAATCGATTCGCTTGACGCGGATTCACGCGTAGTCCTGATTTTGAAGTATTTGCATGAACTGAAGGATCAAGAGATTGCAGAGGCGCTCGATGTAAAACTCGGCACAGTCAAATCGAGAATATTTCGCGCAAAACAAAAACTGAGTGCGATACTGCAAAAAAACCGCTTAATGGACGGTGAGAGCTTATGA
- a CDS encoding GntR family transcriptional regulator — MDERRVDNLLFRLDLSQPLYEQILEQMQSSVAKGEIALGAKIPSVREMAHALKVNPNTVMRAYQELERDGLTETRRGQGTFITTSEERVHAFRTALAQQLIEEFLTKMARLGYDWADIQSYVLRKGLSTGIDNTEEGN; from the coding sequence ATGGATGAGCGGCGAGTTGACAACTTACTGTTTCGCCTCGATCTTAGCCAACCGCTCTACGAACAAATTTTAGAGCAAATGCAAAGTTCGGTTGCTAAAGGGGAGATTGCGTTGGGGGCGAAAATACCGTCCGTGCGCGAGATGGCGCACGCGTTGAAAGTTAATCCGAACACTGTCATGCGCGCCTACCAAGAGTTAGAGCGCGACGGGCTAACCGAGACGCGCCGTGGACAGGGCACATTTATTACGACCTCGGAAGAACGCGTGCACGCCTTTCGCACGGCGTTAGCCCAGCAATTGATCGAGGAATTTCTTACGAAGATGGCCCGCTTAGGATACGATTGGGCCGATATCCAGTCGTACGTCCTACGAAAGGGATTGTCAACAGGCATTGACAACACAGAGGAGGGAAATTAA
- a CDS encoding ABC transporter permease subunit encodes MPEQRVFLPLLQHEYMWRHERQHYREGRNKWWFVYAILLTLLWLPLWTYLINTGSVKLHNVWYFTLGFPYMAFFISYGNVIREWKNGTRDWWLALPHSRLHLVAAKYVASLLQALLVTVVSFAVASILGAYTAVTSDVVDADTLIRFLLTGASWSVILIALYPLLIALGMFIGIVGRSRVKPLTPLLWILFFLAASGLYTYFGSADDTHNLFLLFSGAESVTASFPYPPGLPFVVTASWLAAYCLVRATARVLERHLDI; translated from the coding sequence ATGCCGGAACAGCGCGTGTTTCTTCCACTGCTCCAGCACGAGTATATGTGGCGCCACGAGCGACAGCATTACCGAGAGGGCAGAAATAAGTGGTGGTTCGTTTACGCGATTCTACTCACACTGTTATGGCTGCCACTCTGGACGTATTTAATAAACACCGGCAGCGTCAAGCTGCACAACGTTTGGTATTTCACGCTCGGCTTTCCTTACATGGCCTTCTTTATTAGTTACGGTAACGTGATACGCGAATGGAAAAACGGTACGCGCGATTGGTGGTTAGCGCTCCCGCATTCGCGCCTCCATCTCGTCGCCGCAAAATATGTTGCGAGTTTGTTACAAGCGTTACTAGTTACTGTCGTCTCGTTTGCGGTAGCTTCAATTCTTGGTGCATATACCGCCGTAACGAGTGATGTGGTCGACGCTGACACACTCATTCGATTCCTGTTAACAGGCGCATCGTGGTCGGTTATATTGATCGCGCTCTATCCGCTCCTGATCGCCCTCGGTATGTTCATCGGAATCGTCGGCAGGTCGCGGGTAAAGCCGCTCACACCACTGCTGTGGATTTTGTTTTTTCTCGCAGCTAGCGGGCTATACACTTACTTTGGGAGCGCCGACGACACCCACAATTTGTTTCTCCTATTTTCCGGTGCGGAAAGTGTCACCGCGTCGTTCCCTTATCCGCCCGGCCTACCGTTCGTCGTCACCGCGAGTTGGCTTGCCGCTTATTGCCTCGTCCGTGCGACGGCGCGCGTCCTCGAACGGCATCTCGACATATAG
- a CDS encoding ABC transporter ATP-binding protein → METVLHVNRLTKAYGSKRALTDVTFSVRRGSCVGLLGPNGAGKSTTMKIVTGIVDADSGTANVLGFDSEKQRRHISRKIGYVPQAIALYEKITAYDNLIFFGEMYGMSGKELKARIDDVLQFTGLADRAKQPVRNFSGGMKRRINIAAALLHRPELLILDEPTVGIDPQSRNLIFDMIRKLQTEGVTIVYSTHYMEEVEALCDEIAIIDSGSVIAQGALHELLERYGENAIYFEADDLEAGNMEQLPQFRAVTKATAQGRGWKLESDAVQETMQHVMRTAIERKFTVKRLEVVRPSLETVFLNLTGTSLRDE, encoded by the coding sequence GTGGAAACAGTTTTACATGTAAACAGACTAACAAAGGCATACGGTAGCAAACGCGCGCTTACCGACGTGACCTTTTCCGTGCGGCGCGGGTCGTGTGTCGGCTTACTCGGGCCGAACGGTGCCGGAAAGTCGACGACGATGAAAATTGTGACCGGCATTGTCGACGCTGACAGCGGTACGGCCAACGTCCTCGGGTTTGACAGCGAAAAACAACGCCGACACATTAGCCGCAAAATCGGGTACGTCCCACAAGCGATTGCGTTGTATGAAAAAATTACCGCTTACGATAACCTCATTTTTTTCGGCGAAATGTACGGGATGAGTGGCAAGGAACTGAAGGCGCGCATTGACGACGTGTTACAGTTCACCGGCCTTGCCGACCGCGCGAAACAACCGGTACGCAATTTTTCCGGTGGGATGAAGCGACGCATAAACATCGCCGCTGCTCTCCTCCACCGCCCCGAATTGCTCATCCTCGACGAGCCGACGGTCGGGATCGATCCACAGTCGCGCAACTTGATCTTTGACATGATTCGCAAGTTGCAAACGGAAGGGGTGACGATCGTCTACTCGACCCACTACATGGAAGAAGTGGAAGCCCTTTGCGATGAAATCGCGATTATCGACAGCGGCAGCGTCATCGCCCAAGGCGCCTTGCACGAATTGCTGGAGCGCTACGGCGAGAACGCGATCTACTTTGAGGCGGACGATTTAGAAGCGGGTAACATGGAGCAGTTACCGCAGTTCCGAGCGGTGACAAAAGCGACCGCGCAAGGCCGCGGCTGGAAGTTAGAGAGTGATGCCGTGCAAGAGACGATGCAACACGTGATGCGCACTGCAATCGAACGAAAGTTTACCGTGAAAAGACTCGAAGTCGTCCGCCCCTCACTAGAGACAGTGTTTCTCAATTTAACAGGTACGTCGTTGCGCGACGAGTAA
- a CDS encoding LLM class flavin-dependent oxidoreductase yields MLTLSILDQSPISYGSNAREALQQTVELAQVAEKLGYKRFWVSEHHDSTTLAGSTPEVLIAHLAAKTNHIRIGSGGVMLPHYSAYKVAENFRMLEALYPERIDLGVGRAPGGMPRATIALNGDRRRNVDQYPDQVAQLKAYLTDTLPTDHPLHGLKVSPLIDTVPKLWLLGSSGGSAAVAAEQGAAYAFAHFINGEGGQAAVQAYKERFQPSAFCEQPQASVAVFVICADTDEAAERIASSLDLSLLMLESGQPSLGTPPIEMAEAYAYSPFERARVAANRQRMVVGSPRTVKDELTAMAAAYGVEEVIAVTITYRHEDRLRSYELLADAF; encoded by the coding sequence ATGCTGACGTTAAGTATTCTAGACCAGTCACCGATTTCTTACGGTAGCAATGCGCGAGAAGCGCTACAGCAAACAGTAGAACTGGCGCAAGTTGCCGAGAAGCTTGGCTATAAACGGTTCTGGGTATCTGAACACCACGACTCGACGACACTGGCCGGTTCGACGCCAGAAGTGCTCATTGCCCACCTTGCGGCGAAGACGAACCACATTCGCATTGGATCGGGTGGGGTGATGTTGCCCCACTACAGTGCGTATAAAGTAGCGGAGAATTTTCGCATGCTGGAGGCGTTGTACCCGGAGCGGATCGATCTCGGGGTCGGACGCGCTCCGGGTGGGATGCCGCGGGCGACAATTGCGCTTAATGGCGACCGAAGACGGAACGTTGACCAATATCCCGATCAAGTTGCACAGTTAAAAGCTTATTTAACCGATACATTGCCGACTGACCATCCGCTGCACGGTTTGAAGGTGTCCCCGCTCATCGATACGGTGCCGAAATTATGGCTCCTCGGTTCAAGCGGCGGAAGCGCGGCCGTTGCCGCAGAACAAGGGGCCGCTTATGCCTTTGCTCACTTCATTAACGGTGAGGGGGGGCAGGCGGCGGTGCAAGCGTATAAGGAACGCTTTCAACCGTCAGCCTTTTGCGAGCAACCACAGGCGAGTGTCGCCGTGTTCGTCATTTGCGCTGATACCGACGAAGCAGCTGAACGGATCGCATCAAGCCTCGATCTATCCTTACTCATGCTGGAGAGCGGCCAGCCATCTTTGGGCACGCCGCCGATCGAGATGGCCGAGGCGTATGCATACAGCCCGTTCGAACGCGCCCGCGTTGCGGCTAACCGGCAGCGCATGGTCGTCGGCAGTCCGCGTACTGTGAAAGACGAGCTGACGGCAATGGCCGCCGCTTACGGCGTCGAGGAAGTGATCGCCGTCACGATTACGTATCGCCATGAAGACCGGCTGCGCTCCTACGAATTGCTCGCCGACGCGTTTTAA
- a CDS encoding tripartite tricarboxylate transporter permease gives MDALDGLLTGLQVAVAPENILFVFLGVLAGTVIGMLPGLGPISAIAIMIPISYQMSPASALIMMAGVYYGAIFGGSTSSILLNAPGVAGTVATSFDGYPMAQRGEAGKALAVAAICSFAGGTIGVVLLMMVAPLMADFAVSFGPTEYFALMLMGLTAIASLSDGSTVKALIAGVAGLMLATVGVDGQTGTQRFMFGSTHLADGIDFLVIALGVFALAEVVFLILARHEKFAHKKSIGSLRLNKKEVKQLGGPVTRHSLFGFVVGVLPGAGATIASFLSYLTEKRLAKDPSQFGKGDIRGVAAPETANNAACSGAFVPLLTLGIPGSGTTAVLLGALLVFGIQPGPLLYEQHPDIFWGVIASMYVGNIFLLILNLPLIPYFARILLIPRPMLIALIIIFCFIGVFGVNFNTFDLFLLLALGVVGFLMRMFEFPAPPFILAFILGGMMEQSLRQALTISNGDWSVFVTSPIALVLFVLTVLSLLFPYLRQWVVRRLGGNGEQASV, from the coding sequence ATGGATGCATTAGATGGTTTATTAACAGGCCTACAAGTGGCGGTTGCGCCGGAAAATATTTTGTTCGTGTTTCTCGGCGTATTAGCAGGCACGGTGATCGGCATGTTACCTGGGCTCGGGCCGATAAGTGCGATCGCGATTATGATTCCGATTAGTTATCAAATGAGTCCAGCCTCAGCGTTAATTATGATGGCCGGTGTGTATTACGGCGCGATTTTCGGCGGCTCGACGTCGTCCATTTTGTTGAATGCGCCGGGGGTCGCCGGTACGGTGGCGACGTCCTTTGACGGTTATCCGATGGCACAGCGGGGCGAAGCGGGTAAAGCGCTCGCGGTCGCAGCGATTTGTTCTTTTGCCGGGGGGACAATCGGCGTCGTGTTACTGATGATGGTGGCGCCACTCATGGCGGATTTTGCCGTTTCCTTCGGACCTACTGAGTATTTTGCCCTCATGTTGATGGGGCTGACGGCGATTGCCAGTTTGTCCGACGGATCGACAGTAAAGGCCCTCATTGCCGGTGTCGCTGGACTCATGTTGGCCACTGTCGGGGTCGACGGGCAAACGGGGACGCAGCGGTTCATGTTTGGCTCGACGCACTTGGCCGACGGGATCGACTTTCTCGTCATTGCCCTCGGTGTGTTCGCTTTGGCGGAAGTCGTGTTTTTAATTTTGGCGCGGCACGAGAAGTTTGCCCATAAAAAGAGCATTGGCAGTTTGCGCTTGAACAAAAAAGAAGTGAAGCAGCTGGGTGGCCCGGTCACACGGCATTCGCTGTTCGGGTTCGTCGTTGGGGTGCTGCCCGGCGCCGGGGCGACGATCGCTTCCTTTTTATCGTATTTGACAGAAAAGCGGTTAGCGAAAGACCCGTCCCAGTTCGGCAAAGGAGACATACGCGGTGTCGCGGCGCCGGAGACGGCGAACAACGCGGCGTGTAGCGGGGCGTTCGTGCCGCTGTTGACGTTAGGTATTCCCGGGTCGGGGACGACGGCTGTGCTATTAGGGGCATTGCTCGTCTTCGGCATTCAACCAGGGCCGCTCTTGTACGAGCAGCATCCGGACATTTTTTGGGGCGTCATTGCCAGCATGTACGTCGGCAACATCTTTTTGCTCATTCTCAACTTGCCGCTCATCCCGTATTTTGCGCGCATTTTACTTATTCCGCGCCCAATGCTCATCGCGCTCATTATCATTTTTTGTTTTATCGGCGTGTTCGGGGTGAATTTTAATACGTTTGATTTGTTTTTGTTGCTAGCTTTAGGTGTGGTCGGCTTTTTGATGCGCATGTTTGAGTTTCCGGCACCGCCCTTTATTCTCGCCTTCATTCTAGGGGGGATGATGGAGCAGTCGCTGCGGCAGGCGCTAACGATTTCGAACGGTGATTGGTCCGTGTTCGTGACGAGTCCGATTGCGCTCGTACTGTTCGTCTTGACCGTTTTGTCGCTGTTGTTTCCTTACTTGCGGCAATGGGTGGTACGGCGTTTGGGTGGTAATGGGGAACAGGCCTCCGTTTAA
- a CDS encoding ABC transporter ATP-binding protein produces MTDYALHCHNVTKTYGAKRALDSLELAIPGGRVSGVLGPNGSGKSTLFRLTMGLSRPDSGDISVLGQPPGWETNGKIAYLPDRARWFPDHTVSDAFQWAAHFLPGFNAEKAEELADFMHIDLESRAAGMSRGEEARLMLTLCVARDVPLLLLDEPFAGIDVVSRDRIVRGLIDHIGTSEQTILISTHDIYEVESLFDHVVFLDRGKVKLAGDVDDLRRAHGSMDSLFRETFRDRL; encoded by the coding sequence ATGACCGACTATGCCTTGCACTGCCACAACGTCACGAAAACATACGGCGCCAAGCGCGCGCTCGACTCTCTCGAGTTAGCGATCCCTGGTGGCCGCGTCAGCGGCGTGCTCGGTCCGAACGGCTCGGGGAAATCGACGCTTTTTCGTTTGACGATGGGCTTAAGCCGGCCCGACAGCGGCGACATTTCTGTACTCGGTCAGCCGCCGGGATGGGAAACGAACGGCAAAATCGCCTATTTACCCGACCGGGCGCGCTGGTTTCCCGATCACACCGTCAGCGACGCTTTCCAGTGGGCAGCCCACTTTTTACCTGGTTTTAACGCGGAAAAAGCGGAGGAGCTGGCCGACTTCATGCACATCGACCTGGAATCGCGGGCAGCCGGCATGTCGCGGGGCGAAGAAGCGCGCCTCATGCTCACTTTGTGTGTCGCTCGCGACGTGCCACTGCTCTTGCTCGACGAACCGTTCGCCGGCATCGACGTCGTTTCGCGCGACCGCATCGTGAGGGGATTAATCGACCATATCGGGACTAGTGAACAGACAATCCTAATTAGTACGCACGACATTTACGAAGTGGAAAGCCTATTCGACCATGTCGTCTTTCTCGACCGTGGCAAGGTGAAATTAGCCGGCGACGTCGACGACTTACGCCGCGCACACGGTTCGATGGACTCTCTGTTTAGAGAAACGTTCCGCGATCGCTTGTAA
- a CDS encoding tripartite tricarboxylate transporter TctB family protein, which produces MSLSTDRKIAIVLFAAAVFYLWGAYRLPEFPYTPMDADVIPKGLGYLLALLSVILFVQSKPTSVAAERRRLDKQDIGVLISMFGAMLLYVFLLERVGFLLTTVAFLIFATRFLGYRKWSANVLVSFIFSGAMYYTFNYVLLIYLPRGILPF; this is translated from the coding sequence GTGTCGCTATCCACCGATCGCAAAATTGCAATCGTGTTGTTTGCCGCCGCGGTTTTTTATTTGTGGGGAGCCTACCGTTTACCTGAATTTCCGTATACGCCGATGGATGCTGACGTCATCCCGAAAGGGTTAGGCTACTTGCTTGCGCTACTTTCTGTCATATTATTTGTGCAAAGTAAACCTACCAGCGTCGCCGCGGAGCGACGCCGGTTGGACAAACAAGATATAGGTGTGCTCATAAGTATGTTTGGGGCGATGCTGCTTTACGTCTTTTTGCTGGAACGCGTTGGCTTTTTGTTGACGACTGTAGCTTTTCTCATCTTCGCGACGCGTTTTCTCGGCTACCGCAAGTGGTCGGCTAACGTGCTCGTTAGTTTCATTTTTTCCGGCGCGATGTACTACACGTTTAATTACGTACTACTCATTTATTTGCCGCGCGGCATCTTGCCTTTTTGA
- a CDS encoding ABC transporter permease, with protein MKSIIVKELKILLREKGNFFWLFVLPIVFIVLFATVFGSVADTITIHYVDEDQSEASAAFVKGLEKIKGFAVKQNDKLSIEEQVTQLKKGKTNSLIVIPKGFGKAFDARKEPATITFYRDAAADQSVAPIEAVLKNMESHYRNAKLKAVFGEMGIGQKDSEQLLAAPIRIEEVKENAVKLDMVTQVVPGYTVMFVFFIMITMANRMLKDKEGGTLARLRSTPMKPLDYLVGMWVPPFIVTCIQCVVLLAFGYFVYDLHVGDVLAVSLLIVCLNVCATGLGLALALFVKNENQGVAFTQIIAMGGAVFGGLWFPFEFMPRIMQAIGQFTPQYWAQRGLQDVMLRGAHTGDVWLSLVILLAFSFVGVSLALLRFNRFIQSAES; from the coding sequence GTGAAAAGTATTATTGTAAAAGAACTAAAAATACTATTGCGGGAAAAGGGAAACTTTTTTTGGTTGTTCGTGCTTCCGATCGTGTTCATCGTCTTGTTTGCCACCGTGTTCGGGAGTGTCGCCGATACGATTACGATCCACTACGTCGACGAGGACCAATCGGAAGCATCAGCTGCTTTTGTTAAAGGTTTGGAAAAAATTAAGGGATTTGCCGTAAAACAAAACGATAAGCTATCAATCGAGGAGCAGGTCACGCAACTCAAAAAGGGAAAAACGAATTCGCTCATCGTCATTCCAAAAGGGTTCGGAAAAGCATTTGACGCGCGGAAGGAGCCGGCGACCATCACATTTTACCGCGACGCCGCGGCGGACCAAAGCGTCGCGCCAATCGAAGCCGTGCTAAAAAACATGGAGAGTCACTACCGCAACGCAAAGCTAAAGGCAGTATTCGGCGAGATGGGCATTGGGCAAAAAGACTCAGAACAACTGCTAGCTGCACCGATCCGCATAGAAGAAGTAAAAGAAAACGCGGTGAAACTCGACATGGTCACCCAAGTCGTCCCCGGTTACACCGTCATGTTTGTCTTCTTCATCATGATTACGATGGCTAACCGCATGCTAAAAGATAAAGAAGGTGGCACCCTCGCCCGACTGCGCAGCACGCCGATGAAGCCGCTCGACTATCTCGTCGGCATGTGGGTCCCGCCGTTTATCGTCACGTGTATCCAATGTGTTGTCCTCCTTGCGTTCGGCTATTTCGTGTACGATTTACACGTCGGTGACGTGCTCGCCGTATCACTGCTCATCGTATGTCTAAACGTGTGCGCCACTGGCCTCGGCCTCGCCTTAGCGCTCTTCGTCAAAAACGAAAACCAAGGGGTCGCCTTTACGCAAATTATCGCTATGGGTGGCGCCGTCTTCGGGGGGCTGTGGTTTCCGTTCGAATTCATGCCGCGCATTATGCAAGCAATTGGCCAATTTACGCCGCAGTATTGGGCCCAGCGCGGGTTGCAGGACGTCATGCTCCGCGGCGCCCACACCGGAGACGTGTGGTTGTCGCTCGTCATCTTACTCGCGTTTAGTTTCGTCGGCGTGTCACTCGCCTTACTCCGCTTCAACCGATTTATCCAATCCGCGGAAAGTTGA
- a CDS encoding alpha/beta hydrolase, whose amino-acid sequence MDIQRIEQTNDNFTINTLRYTPDARKARNLGIVMGHGFSVSKHHLDGLASYLCYIGYEVVNLDFPGHKMGASRGKLTHPEDLIEAVQLARRSTEQSRVVLLGHSMGAAAAVGAATQIDGVVGLVTLGMGANPEARFNNKYVTSALKWGSMYVEDLDGEQFLQHMKKELLPRIQDVTVPALVVGATKDFIIPVSSVKQLAALASGPTAVEILETSHQDLPEDAKKTVRRWLEQTFPA is encoded by the coding sequence ATGGACATACAACGGATCGAGCAGACGAACGACAATTTTACGATTAACACACTGCGCTACACACCCGACGCGCGTAAAGCACGCAATCTGGGCATCGTCATGGGGCACGGCTTCAGTGTTTCTAAGCACCACCTCGACGGCTTAGCTTCGTACCTCTGTTACATCGGTTACGAAGTCGTCAACCTCGACTTCCCCGGTCACAAAATGGGCGCCAGTCGCGGTAAGTTGACCCATCCAGAGGACTTAATCGAGGCGGTGCAATTAGCGCGCCGCAGTACGGAGCAATCGCGCGTCGTCCTCCTCGGGCACAGTATGGGTGCGGCGGCTGCGGTCGGTGCGGCCACGCAAATCGACGGTGTCGTCGGGTTGGTCACTCTCGGGATGGGTGCGAATCCGGAAGCGCGTTTTAACAATAAGTACGTGACGAGTGCGTTAAAGTGGGGCTCGATGTACGTCGAGGACTTAGACGGTGAACAGTTTTTGCAGCACATGAAAAAAGAACTCCTCCCCCGCATACAAGACGTCACTGTCCCCGCGCTCGTCGTCGGTGCGACGAAAGATTTTATTATCCCCGTGTCGAGCGTGAAACAGTTAGCAGCACTAGCCAGCGGACCGACGGCTGTCGAGATTTTAGAGACGAGTCACCAAGACTTGCCGGAAGACGCGAAAAAGACGGTACGCCGCTGGCTCGAGCAGACTTTCCCTGCCTAA
- a CDS encoding CcdC family protein yields MALPLPAGVNYQLLLTIGAACMALFVIVLRLRATKKPTSAKKILMPPIGMSTGFFMFVFPQTHIPLTYALFALLVGCLFAVPLIKTSKMAVDGGDVYLKPSKVFPFILLGFLAIRIVLHDVVQNYVSLEQTASIFFILAFGMLAPWRLAMYARFRKLLSDEGNGQLNVTDS; encoded by the coding sequence ATGGCCTTACCCTTACCGGCAGGAGTGAACTATCAGCTCTTGTTGACGATCGGCGCAGCGTGCATGGCGTTATTCGTCATCGTGTTACGCCTGAGGGCGACGAAAAAGCCGACGTCCGCAAAGAAAATTTTAATGCCACCGATCGGGATGAGTACCGGGTTTTTCATGTTCGTCTTCCCCCAGACGCACATCCCACTCACTTATGCCCTTTTTGCGTTGCTCGTCGGTTGTCTCTTTGCGGTCCCCCTCATTAAAACGAGCAAAATGGCCGTTGACGGGGGAGACGTATACTTGAAGCCCTCGAAAGTGTTCCCCTTCATACTGTTAGGTTTTCTGGCGATTCGCATCGTGCTCCACGATGTTGTGCAAAACTACGTCAGTTTGGAACAGACGGCGAGTATCTTTTTTATTTTGGCCTTCGGGATGCTAGCGCCGTGGCGGCTCGCGATGTATGCGCGCTTTCGTAAATTGCTGTCTGACGAGGGCAATGGGCAGCTGAACGTGACGGACAGCTGA
- a CDS encoding DUF4367 domain-containing protein, whose translation MNDRNQRAGQLLKAAIEEGMARAPDALLPKEEAWQNIIDALEQQEAPKERRKPFRRFWKPLGIVVAAASLLFIVFMLPQTGSAFNWFKNLVLKPEGDGVSLFTSFGSDESDEDIEIVGESEEVRTKSLERAKKMTSFQIRLPQYMPDGYKLHEIMLDVIPGVKSDSVTLYYRKGKNTLEIRQEYSGEGAGTYYFNGSKTKSKIVRIHSEKGALVEQENGAVNLVWLANKVSFDMSGYLPPMEMIRIAESLRP comes from the coding sequence ATGAACGATCGCAACCAACGTGCGGGGCAGTTACTGAAAGCGGCAATCGAAGAGGGGATGGCGCGGGCGCCTGACGCTCTGCTGCCGAAAGAAGAGGCGTGGCAAAATATAATTGACGCACTCGAGCAACAGGAAGCCCCGAAGGAAAGGCGCAAGCCCTTCAGGCGGTTCTGGAAACCGTTAGGCATCGTCGTCGCTGCGGCGTCGCTCCTGTTTATCGTGTTCATGTTGCCGCAGACTGGTTCGGCGTTTAACTGGTTTAAGAATCTTGTTCTCAAACCGGAGGGAGATGGGGTTAGCTTATTCACGTCTTTCGGTTCGGACGAGTCGGATGAGGATATCGAGATTGTAGGCGAGAGCGAAGAAGTGAGGACGAAGAGTCTCGAACGGGCGAAAAAAATGACTTCCTTTCAGATTAGGTTGCCGCAATACATGCCGGATGGCTACAAACTGCACGAGATAATGCTCGATGTCATCCCTGGTGTGAAAAGTGACTCGGTGACCCTTTATTATAGGAAAGGGAAAAACACTTTAGAGATTCGGCAGGAATATTCCGGCGAAGGAGCTGGGACTTACTATTTCAATGGCTCGAAAACAAAGTCGAAGATTGTGCGCATTCATTCGGAGAAAGGCGCCTTAGTCGAGCAGGAGAACGGGGCTGTCAATCTCGTATGGTTAGCCAATAAGGTAAGTTTTGATATGTCGGGCTATTTGCCGCCAATGGAAATGATTCGCATTGCCGAATCGTTGCGCCCTTAA